One region of Fragaria vesca subsp. vesca linkage group LG4, FraVesHawaii_1.0, whole genome shotgun sequence genomic DNA includes:
- the LOC101298504 gene encoding uncharacterized protein LOC101298504 has protein sequence MWLIYVCDEEEKELGRQQAPGSCPHCGGKVEAVDVEAQWKFCFLPMCFKIKRKYFCSLCSRRLVLYY, from the coding sequence ATGTGGTTGATTTATGTGTGTGATGAGGAAGAGAAGGAATTGGGAAGGCAACAAGCTCCAGGGTCATGTCCTCACTGTGGAGGCAAAGTAGAAGCTGTGGATGTTGAGGCTCAGTGGAAGTTTTGCTTTCTCCCCATGTGTTTCAAGATCAAGAGGAAGTACTTCTGTTCTCTCTGCTCCAGGCGCTTGGTCTTGTACTACTAG